One Mycolicibacterium crocinum DNA window includes the following coding sequences:
- a CDS encoding Lrp/AsnC ligand binding domain-containing protein, with translation MVEAYILIQTEVGRAEVVAKQVAELPGVLSSEYVTGPYDVVARVGSDTKDELTASVVPSVQQVAGITRTLTCPIADAD, from the coding sequence GTGGTGGAGGCCTACATACTGATCCAGACCGAGGTCGGCCGCGCCGAGGTCGTCGCCAAGCAGGTGGCCGAGTTGCCCGGCGTGCTGTCATCGGAATACGTGACCGGACCGTACGACGTGGTCGCCCGGGTCGGCTCGGACACCAAAGACGAGCTGACCGCCTCGGTGGTGCCCAGCGTGCAGCAGGTCGCCGGGATCACCCGAACGTTGACCTGCCCCATCGCCGATGCCGACTGA
- a CDS encoding thiamine-phosphate kinase: MADGGDPTLRQLGEFPMIDRLVAHRRQPTGVTVGPGDDAAVVNMPDGRVVVTTDMLVEGRHFRLDWSSPQQVGRKAIAQNAADVESMGARASAFVVAFGAPPDTPASRAQELADGMWQEAGALGAGIVGGDLVASPQWVVSVTAFGDLGGRVPVLRSGARAGSVVAIAAGLGRSAAGYLLCRNDIGGFDEVRLRHLVPQPPYGQGVRAADAGAQAMTDVSDGLLADLGHIAHSSGVLVDLATDALRADVEAIAAAAAVVGVDPLTLVLSGGEDHALVACFPGAVPPGWRVIGTVRDGAPGVLVDGRDWAGPAGWQSFD, encoded by the coding sequence GTGGCCGACGGTGGTGACCCCACTTTGCGTCAGCTCGGCGAGTTCCCGATGATCGACCGGCTGGTGGCCCATCGTCGTCAACCAACGGGCGTGACGGTCGGGCCGGGCGATGACGCCGCGGTAGTGAACATGCCAGACGGTCGGGTCGTGGTCACCACTGACATGCTGGTGGAGGGGCGGCACTTCCGGCTCGATTGGTCGTCACCGCAGCAGGTCGGCCGAAAAGCGATCGCGCAGAACGCCGCCGACGTCGAGTCGATGGGTGCGCGGGCGAGCGCGTTCGTCGTCGCGTTCGGGGCCCCACCCGACACCCCGGCGTCGCGGGCTCAGGAGCTGGCCGACGGGATGTGGCAGGAGGCAGGCGCATTGGGCGCCGGGATCGTCGGTGGTGATCTGGTCGCCAGCCCGCAGTGGGTGGTGTCGGTGACCGCGTTCGGCGATCTCGGTGGTCGTGTGCCGGTGCTGCGCAGCGGGGCGCGAGCAGGGTCGGTGGTGGCCATCGCGGCTGGTCTCGGCCGCTCGGCGGCCGGATACCTGCTGTGCCGCAATGACATTGGTGGATTCGACGAGGTGCGGCTGCGACACCTCGTGCCGCAGCCGCCGTATGGGCAGGGTGTGCGGGCAGCCGATGCCGGCGCGCAGGCGATGACCGACGTCTCCGACGGCCTGCTCGCCGATCTCGGCCACATCGCCCACAGCTCCGGGGTTCTCGTCGACCTCGCCACGGACGCGCTGCGAGCCGACGTCGAGGCCATCGCCGCCGCTGCCGCTGTCGTGGGTGTCGACCCCCTGACGCTCGTGCTTTCCGGTGGCGAAGATCACGCCCTCGTCGCCTGCTTTCCCGGCGCGGTGCCGCCCGGCTGGCGGGTGATCGGCACGGTGCGCGACGGCGCACCCGGTGTGCTGGTCGACGGCCGGGACTGGGCCGGTCCGGCGGGTTGGCAATCCTTCGACTGA
- a CDS encoding uracil-DNA glycosylase — MTTTARPLTELVDDGWAQALAPVSDQVTQMGQFLRDEIAAGRRYLPAGPNVLRAFTFPFSEVRVLIVGQDPYPTPGHAVGLSFSVAPDVRPLPRSLSNIFTEYTADLGHPQPSTGDLTPWSQRGVMLLNRVLTVRPGTPASHRGKGWEAVTECAIRALVAREQPLVAILWGRDASTLKPMLDGSRCVAIESPHPSPLSASRGFFGSRPFSRANELLAGMGAEQIDWRLP; from the coding sequence GTGACGACCACCGCCAGGCCGCTGACCGAACTCGTCGACGACGGCTGGGCGCAGGCGCTCGCCCCGGTCAGCGATCAGGTCACCCAGATGGGGCAGTTCCTGCGTGACGAGATCGCCGCCGGCCGGCGTTATCTGCCCGCCGGGCCGAACGTGCTGCGCGCCTTCACCTTTCCGTTCAGTGAGGTGCGGGTGCTGATCGTCGGCCAGGACCCGTATCCGACGCCCGGCCACGCGGTGGGCCTGAGCTTTTCGGTGGCGCCCGATGTGCGGCCACTGCCGCGCAGCCTGTCGAACATCTTCACCGAATACACCGCGGACCTCGGGCACCCGCAGCCGTCCACCGGCGATCTCACGCCGTGGTCGCAGCGCGGCGTCATGTTGCTCAACAGGGTGCTGACCGTGCGGCCCGGCACCCCGGCATCGCATCGGGGAAAGGGTTGGGAGGCGGTCACCGAATGCGCCATCCGCGCCCTGGTGGCACGCGAGCAACCGCTGGTGGCGATCCTGTGGGGACGGGACGCGTCGACGCTCAAACCCATGCTCGATGGCAGTCGATGCGTGGCGATCGAGTCGCCGCATCCGTCGCCGCTGTCGGCGTCACGGGGATTCTTCGGCTCGCGACCGTTCAGCCGGGCCAACGAACTGCTGGCCGGCATGGGCGCGGAGCAGATCGACTGGCGATTGCCTTAA
- the rpmB gene encoding 50S ribosomal protein L28, translating to MAAVCDVCGKGPGFGKSVSHSHRRTSRRWNPNIQTVHAVTRPGGNKHRVNVCTSCLKAGKVSRG from the coding sequence ATGGCTGCCGTGTGCGACGTCTGCGGAAAGGGCCCCGGCTTCGGCAAGTCGGTGTCGCATTCCCACCGCCGGACCAGCCGCCGGTGGAACCCGAACATTCAGACCGTGCACGCCGTGACCCGCCCGGGTGGCAACAAGCACCGCGTGAACGTCTGCACCTCCTGCCTGAAGGCCGGCAAGGTCAGCCGCGGTTAA
- a CDS encoding DAK2 domain-containing protein produces the protein MPDRRLDASALRDWAHTAVGDLITHTDEINRLNVFPVADSDTGTNLLFTMRSALTGAESVTGSAGVREVTAALAEGALHGARGNSGVILSQILRGLADVTAAAATDSDGRLADIDAVLLGAALRHAVGLVVSSMGGQLVAGTIVSVLQAVADTIQQWAADGASLAEALTASGEAGVTALERTPEQLDALAEAGVVDAGGRGFLVLLDALTATVTGHAPHRHAYQPGPPRIDSAAPAEPAPPQFEVMYLLADCDPAALDPLRTRLEQLGDSVAIAASADRYSVHVHTDDAGAAVEAGLAAGSVSRIQISVLSTGPARVSPGSWSRERAVLAVVDGDGAAELFEQEGACVLRPDAELADPANGVVARDLLRGLVDAGAAQVMVLPNGYVAAEELVAGCTAGIGWGIDVVALPTGSMVQGLAALAVHDPGRQAVDDGYSMARAAAAARHGSVRTATEQALTWAGSCEPGDGLGIAGDEVLVVADDVTGAATGLIDLLLVAGGELVTVLIGDGVDPAVADALADHVHRRHPGIEFATYATGHRGDALLIGVE, from the coding sequence ATGCCGGACCGGCGGCTGGACGCATCGGCCCTGCGCGATTGGGCTCACACCGCCGTCGGTGATCTGATCACCCACACCGACGAGATCAACCGGCTCAATGTATTCCCCGTGGCCGACTCGGACACCGGGACGAATCTGCTCTTCACCATGCGATCTGCGCTCACCGGAGCGGAGTCGGTGACCGGCTCGGCCGGTGTCCGAGAGGTGACCGCCGCGCTGGCCGAAGGGGCATTGCACGGCGCCCGGGGGAATTCCGGGGTGATCCTGTCCCAGATTCTGCGCGGGCTGGCCGACGTCACCGCCGCCGCGGCCACTGACTCCGATGGCAGGCTCGCCGACATCGACGCGGTTCTGTTGGGTGCCGCGCTGCGCCACGCCGTCGGGTTGGTGGTGTCCTCGATGGGCGGCCAGTTGGTGGCCGGCACCATCGTGTCGGTGCTGCAGGCCGTCGCCGACACCATTCAGCAGTGGGCTGCCGACGGCGCAAGCCTGGCCGAGGCGCTGACTGCGAGCGGCGAGGCCGGCGTCACGGCCTTGGAGCGCACGCCCGAGCAGCTCGACGCGCTGGCCGAGGCCGGCGTGGTCGACGCCGGGGGCCGCGGGTTCCTGGTTCTTCTCGATGCCCTGACCGCCACGGTCACCGGGCACGCGCCACACCGGCACGCGTATCAACCGGGGCCACCGCGCATCGACAGCGCCGCACCCGCGGAACCGGCTCCACCGCAATTCGAGGTGATGTATCTGCTCGCCGACTGCGATCCGGCCGCACTTGACCCGCTGCGCACGCGGTTGGAGCAACTCGGGGATTCGGTGGCGATCGCCGCCTCGGCCGACCGGTACTCGGTGCACGTCCACACCGACGACGCCGGCGCCGCCGTCGAGGCCGGCCTGGCGGCCGGCTCGGTCAGCCGGATTCAGATCTCGGTGCTGAGCACCGGCCCGGCCCGGGTCTCGCCGGGCAGCTGGAGTCGTGAACGCGCGGTGCTCGCCGTCGTCGACGGTGACGGTGCCGCAGAGCTTTTCGAGCAGGAGGGTGCCTGCGTGCTGCGTCCGGACGCCGAACTGGCCGATCCGGCCAACGGTGTCGTCGCCCGCGACCTGCTGCGCGGGCTGGTCGATGCCGGCGCCGCCCAGGTGATGGTGCTGCCCAACGGGTATGTGGCGGCCGAGGAGCTGGTCGCCGGATGTACCGCCGGAATCGGTTGGGGCATCGACGTTGTCGCGTTGCCGACCGGATCGATGGTGCAGGGGTTGGCCGCGCTGGCCGTCCACGACCCGGGCCGGCAAGCCGTCGATGACGGCTACTCGATGGCCAGGGCGGCCGCGGCCGCCCGGCACGGGTCGGTGCGCACCGCCACCGAGCAGGCGCTGACGTGGGCGGGCAGCTGCGAACCCGGTGACGGGCTGGGTATCGCCGGTGACGAGGTCTTGGTGGTCGCCGACGATGTCACCGGTGCGGCCACCGGGCTGATCGATCTGTTGTTGGTGGCCGGCGGCGAACTGGTGACCGTGCTGATCGGCGACGGCGTCGATCCGGCGGTCGCTGACGCATTGGCCGATCATGTCCACCGGCGCCATCCCGGAATCGAATTCGCCACGTATGCCACCGGCCATCGCGGCGACGCGCTGCTGATCGGGGTGGAGTAG
- the recG gene encoding ATP-dependent DNA helicase RecG, which yields MVTLTDRLDGIVGGKAAGLLDDVFGIRTVDDLMRHYPRKYIHGMSVWDEDEVPPEEGEHITLVGEIESAVTRFPQRGPKREYLVITLGKGRRKVTATFFNAKYLKKDLIEGVRLMLSGEVGFFRGNMQLTHPDFLVLNSPKGRVFGSKSLKTIADTSTAQSGELAMSAFERDFFPIYPASSKLQSWDIYACVQQVLAVLDPIADPLPESVVRQRGLISEDEALRAIHVAEREPEREAARERLRFDEAVGMQWALAQRRHGELSESGPVAPYRDDGLAAALVARLPFALTAGQREVLGVVAAELAASKPMNRLLQGEVGSGKTIVSVVAMLQMVDAGYQCALLAPTEVLAAQHAQSIRSVLGPLAMAGQLGGEDGATRVALLTGSMSAAQKRQVRDEVASGEAGIVVGTHALLQDAVEFHKLGFVVVDEQHRFGVEQRDRLRAKAPEGLTPHLLVMTATPIPRTVALTVYGDLETSTLRELPRGRQPITTNTIFIKDKPQWLARAWQRITEEVGEGRQAYVVASRIDENDKSGEQEEGPPAETVINLFNHLGRGPLAGLRLGLMHGRLSGDEKDAVMSAFRAGDIDVLVCTTVIEVGVDVPNATVMVVMDADRFGISQLHQLRGRIGRGSHASLCLLATKLPEGSKAGERLTAVASTLDGFALADLDLQERREGDVLGLNQSGRPITLRFLSLAEHLEVIVDAREVAQSIYARDPANRGMAVLAGQFTGGDRIDYLDKS from the coding sequence ATGGTCACCCTCACCGACCGGCTCGACGGCATCGTCGGCGGCAAGGCCGCCGGTCTGCTCGACGACGTCTTCGGCATCCGCACCGTCGACGATCTGATGCGGCACTACCCGCGCAAGTACATCCACGGGATGTCGGTGTGGGACGAGGACGAGGTGCCGCCGGAGGAGGGCGAGCACATCACGCTCGTCGGCGAGATCGAGAGTGCGGTCACCCGCTTTCCTCAGCGGGGGCCCAAGCGCGAGTACCTGGTAATCACGCTCGGCAAGGGTCGGCGGAAGGTCACTGCGACGTTCTTCAACGCGAAATACCTGAAAAAGGACTTGATAGAAGGCGTTCGGTTGATGCTCTCCGGCGAGGTCGGCTTCTTCAGGGGCAATATGCAGCTGACCCACCCGGACTTTTTGGTGCTGAACTCACCGAAGGGTCGGGTGTTCGGCAGCAAGTCGCTCAAGACGATCGCCGACACCTCGACAGCGCAGAGCGGGGAGCTGGCGATGTCGGCGTTCGAACGTGACTTCTTCCCAATCTACCCGGCCAGCTCCAAGCTGCAGAGCTGGGACATCTATGCCTGCGTGCAGCAGGTGCTCGCGGTGCTGGATCCGATCGCCGACCCGTTACCGGAAAGCGTTGTGCGCCAGCGCGGTTTGATCTCCGAGGATGAGGCGCTGCGCGCCATCCACGTGGCAGAACGGGAGCCCGAACGGGAGGCCGCCCGCGAGCGTCTGAGGTTCGACGAGGCGGTCGGCATGCAGTGGGCGCTGGCGCAGCGCCGCCACGGCGAGCTCTCCGAATCCGGACCGGTCGCCCCATACCGTGACGATGGCTTGGCCGCCGCACTGGTCGCGCGACTGCCCTTCGCGCTGACGGCGGGTCAGCGCGAGGTGCTCGGCGTCGTCGCCGCCGAGCTGGCCGCGAGCAAGCCGATGAACCGGCTGTTGCAAGGCGAGGTCGGATCCGGCAAGACGATCGTGTCGGTGGTGGCGATGCTGCAGATGGTCGACGCCGGCTATCAGTGCGCGCTGCTGGCGCCGACGGAAGTCCTTGCCGCCCAACACGCCCAATCGATCCGCAGTGTGCTCGGGCCGTTGGCGATGGCCGGGCAGCTCGGCGGCGAGGACGGCGCCACCCGGGTCGCGTTGCTGACCGGGTCGATGTCGGCTGCCCAGAAACGTCAGGTGCGCGACGAGGTGGCCTCGGGCGAGGCGGGCATCGTTGTCGGTACCCACGCGCTACTGCAGGACGCCGTCGAATTCCACAAACTCGGCTTCGTCGTCGTCGACGAACAACACCGGTTCGGTGTGGAGCAGCGAGACCGGTTGCGCGCCAAGGCCCCTGAAGGGCTGACACCGCATCTGCTGGTGATGACGGCCACGCCCATTCCGCGCACCGTCGCGCTGACGGTGTACGGCGATCTGGAAACCTCGACGCTGCGCGAACTTCCGCGCGGACGACAGCCGATCACCACCAACACGATCTTCATCAAGGACAAGCCGCAGTGGCTGGCCCGGGCGTGGCAGCGGATCACCGAGGAGGTCGGCGAGGGCCGGCAAGCCTACGTCGTCGCATCCCGCATCGACGAAAACGACAAATCAGGCGAGCAGGAGGAGGGTCCGCCCGCCGAGACCGTCATCAACTTGTTCAATCATCTCGGTCGCGGGCCGCTGGCCGGGCTGCGGTTGGGTCTGATGCATGGCCGGCTCTCCGGAGACGAGAAGGACGCGGTGATGTCCGCGTTCCGCGCGGGCGACATCGACGTCCTGGTGTGCACCACCGTCATCGAGGTCGGCGTGGACGTACCGAACGCGACGGTGATGGTGGTGATGGACGCCGACCGGTTCGGTATCAGCCAGCTGCACCAGCTGCGTGGGCGCATCGGGCGCGGCTCGCACGCCAGCCTCTGCCTGTTGGCCACCAAGCTCCCGGAGGGATCCAAGGCCGGCGAACGGTTGACCGCGGTGGCGAGCACGCTGGACGGCTTCGCGCTGGCCGACCTGGATCTGCAAGAGCGCCGCGAGGGAGATGTGTTGGGGCTCAATCAGTCCGGGCGACCGATCACATTGCGGTTCCTGTCGCTGGCCGAGCATCTCGAGGTCATCGTGGATGCGCGGGAGGTGGCCCAGTCCATCTATGCCCGCGATCCCGCGAACCGTGGGATGGCGGTCCTGGCCGGGCAGTTCACCGGCGGTGACCGGATCGATTATCTGGACAAGTCGTGA
- a CDS encoding HNH endonuclease family protein produces the protein MRRRPLIWLAVVAALSVIVSVQVMSSTSHPDAMIARADVPTVAPGTDVLDGIVVVPQRVRGYDYRRAAFGDAWDDNNSAPGGHNGCDTRDDILDRDLVDKTFVFTKRCPQAVATGVLHDPYTSQTIPFTRGAQVGAAVQIDHLVPLAYAWDMGARNWPDDMRIRFANDPANLLAVEGQVNQDKGDQPPGTWMPPNHAFWCQYAMQFIAVLRGYALPVDQASADELRQAAATCPAG, from the coding sequence GTGAGACGGCGGCCGCTGATCTGGCTGGCGGTGGTTGCGGCGCTGTCGGTGATCGTCTCGGTGCAGGTGATGTCGTCGACCAGCCATCCCGACGCCATGATCGCCCGCGCCGACGTGCCGACGGTGGCGCCGGGTACCGACGTGCTCGACGGCATCGTGGTCGTTCCCCAGCGGGTCCGCGGCTACGACTACCGGCGCGCGGCGTTCGGCGATGCTTGGGATGACAACAATTCCGCGCCGGGCGGGCACAACGGCTGCGACACCCGCGACGACATCCTCGACCGTGATCTCGTCGACAAGACTTTCGTGTTCACCAAACGCTGCCCGCAGGCAGTGGCGACCGGTGTCCTGCACGACCCCTATACGAGCCAGACGATTCCGTTCACCCGCGGCGCGCAGGTCGGTGCCGCGGTGCAGATCGACCACCTGGTCCCGCTGGCGTACGCATGGGACATGGGGGCCCGGAATTGGCCGGACGACATGCGAATCCGGTTCGCCAACGACCCGGCCAATCTGCTCGCGGTCGAGGGTCAGGTGAATCAGGACAAGGGCGACCAGCCGCCGGGCACCTGGATGCCGCCGAATCATGCGTTCTGGTGCCAGTACGCGATGCAGTTCATCGCCGTGCTGCGCGGCTACGCCCTGCCGGTGGATCAGGCGTCGGCCGACGAACTACGCCAGGCCGCGGCCACCTGCCCCGCGGGGTGA